The following coding sequences are from one candidate division WOR-3 bacterium window:
- a CDS encoding FG-GAP-like repeat-containing protein has translation MDWNSDGQLDIVSGDRNGYFNVFIRQDTTLIGYYQYRLLDSTILDVGNNSQPAVVDWNGDGMKDLLLGTETGYIHFYPNQTADTWPGFQDYSYIEVQGSPINLYRINPYIFDLDRDSVFDLICGANDGYVRFYRNIGTNTSPELAPPETLKTIDGQPIQAPGIYGSRCGFGYWNADTFPDFLISGYDGTVNLYLGAPLVGTEEPKPTNSPLPQITATPVLGKPPIRITINRKNFTSPLTIVDATGKTIRTLPLPSNQNFAIWDGSTDYGDNATSGVYFCRLGPAKVRIVLTR, from the coding sequence GTGGATTGGAACTCTGATGGTCAACTTGATATTGTCTCCGGTGACCGCAACGGCTACTTCAATGTCTTTATCCGTCAGGATACAACCCTCATAGGATATTATCAATATCGGTTGCTGGACTCAACCATTCTTGATGTTGGCAACAACTCCCAGCCCGCAGTGGTTGACTGGAACGGCGACGGCATGAAAGACCTGCTCTTGGGAACAGAAACCGGCTACATCCACTTCTATCCCAATCAGACCGCTGACACCTGGCCCGGATTTCAGGACTACTCCTACATCGAGGTCCAAGGTTCACCCATTAACCTTTATCGGATAAATCCCTATATCTTTGACCTTGACCGTGATAGCGTCTTTGACCTCATCTGCGGCGCCAATGACGGTTATGTCCGCTTCTATCGCAATATCGGCACCAATACTAGCCCGGAACTGGCACCACCAGAAACACTTAAAACCATAGACGGGCAACCAATCCAGGCGCCCGGCATCTATGGCTCACGCTGCGGCTTCGGCTATTGGAATGCCGACACCTTTCCTGACTTCCTCATCTCTGGTTATGATGGGACAGTCAACCTCTACTTAGGTGCACCCCTTGTAGGTACAGAAGAACCAAAACCAACCAATTCACCCTTACCACAAATTACTGCCACCCCTGTTTTAGGCAAACCACCGATTCGCATCACCATCAACAGGAAAAATTTTACCTCCCCATTAACCATTGTTGATGCCACCGGCAAAACCATCCGCACCCTTCCACTCCCCAGTAACCAAAACTTTGCCATCTGGGACGGCTCTACCGATTACGGAGATAACGCAACTTCAGGGGTATACTTCTGCCGGCTTGGACCTGCAAAGGTCAGGATTGTCTTAACCAGGTAG